TGCGCTGGGCCGGACGCGTGCGCGAACGCTAGCGGGGAGAGGCGATGGCATCCGACAGAGGGAAGAGCAACGTCTATCTGCTGAGGTCGAGCGACAGGGACGATCTCGTAGCAAGTGTCGACGCTCTCCTCGAACGCTCGGGCATCGAGGGGATCGCCCGGGAGGACCAGATAGTCGCGGTCAAGATGCACTTCGGGGAGAGCAGTCAGACGGGTCACGTCAGGCCCCACTTCATCCGGAGGATCGTTGCCTGGCTGATGCGTCGGGGACACCGACCGTTCGTCACCGACGCCAACACGCTCTACAGGGGCACCCGGTGCGATGCGATCGCCCATCTGCGGGCCGCGGCCGAGCACGGTTTCACCCAGTCGGCGCTCGGCGCCCCGGTCGTCATCGCGGACGGCCTCCGCGGAACGACGGAGACCCGGCTTCCGTTCGACGGCAGACACGTCAGCGAGGCGGCCTACGGCGCCGAGCTCATCAAGGCGGACGCCGTGCTGTCGGTCGCTCACTTCAAGGGACACGAGCTCTCGGGTTTCGGCGGCGCCATCAAGAACGTCGGCATGGGCGGGGCTTCGCGCTCCGGGAAGCTCGAGCAGCATTCGACGACCAAGCCGTTCGTGCGCGACACCTGCATCGCGTGCGGGACCTGCGCCGAGTGGTGTCCGGTCGACGCGATCCTCGTCGATGAACGGGCGGCGATCGACGATGAGACCTGCATCGGGTGCGGGGAGTGCATCGCCGTCTGCCCGGTGAAGGCCGTCGGCATCCGCTGGGATCAGGCGACCGACATCTTCCAGGAGAAGATGGTCGAGTACACGAAGGCCCTGTCGGACGCGAAACCGGGCGCCGTCGGATACGTCAACTTCATCACGGACGTGCACCCCGTCTGCGACTGCTACGGGGCGGCGAAGGAGGCGATCTGCCCGGATGTCGGCATCGTTGCGTCGCTCGATCCGGTCGCGATCGACCAGGCGTCGTACGATCTCGTCAACGAGGCGCCGGCCTCGGAGGCCGGCGATCTCTCGCCGACCTACCGGCAGGGCAGCGACAAGTTCAAGGATCTGCATCCCGAAGTGGACTCGACGGTGCAGTTGCGCTATGCTGAAGCCTTGGGTCTGGGGACCCGAGACTACGAACTCATCGAGGTTGACACGCGCCCGTAGCTCAGCTGGATAGAGCACTGGATTCCGGTTCCAGGAGTCGGAGGTTCGAATCCTCTCGGGCGTACCATATACCGGATGGCGGCCGGCGGCGTCGAGTCGTCGGCCGCTCTCCGATGAACGCGAGGTCCGGCCAAAGGGGGGACGGGATGAGGACGGTGACGCTGCTCTTTGCTGCTGTACTCGTGGTGGGGCTTCTTGCCGGCGGGGCGCCGGCGGAGCTCTACGCCGTGCGCTTTCGTGACGGAAGCGAGTTGAGCGCCGCCGAGCGCCTCGGGGCCACGGTCCGGCTCATCGGGGCGGGAAGCGCCGTCGTCGAGAGCGACGGGGAGTTCGCCGGACGCGCGCTGTCACGCGGCCTCTCGGCAGACGGACTCGGGAGCGTCAGGGACGGTGAGACGCCGGTCGTCTGGTATCCCGGCTCCACAGACAGGACGCCGTCGGTCGGTAGAGTCCTCTGGTCCGACCGGGTCGGTACGCATCTCGTCGCGGCGGGTCCGGAACAGACAGAGCGGCTCCGCGCGGAGGCCCATCAGGTCGTCGCCCTGCCCGACGCGATCGACACACACAAGTGGTTCGATCCGGCGCCTCCGTCCCACGTCATCGACCGGCGAACGAGGGGAGAGGAGGCGTGGCGCGGGGTCGTGAACGACGTGCTCTCGGCCGTGTCCGGCGACAGTCTGATGGCGATGACGAGAAGGCTGTCCGAGACGACGGGCGGGGACCCGAGAACCAGGTTCGTCTTCCACGATGCGTGCCTCGATGAGGCGAAGCCCGCCGTCGTGAGCGCCCTGGAGTCCTGTCTGCCGCCGGGATCGCCGATCGAGTACCAGCGCTTCGACCTTCTGGGGTACACCTGCGAGGGCGGCTCCGGAGGTCCGGCGGTCGACTACCCCGTCGAGAACATCATCGCCACGCTCGAGGGCAACGGAAGACTGGACGGCGCATACATCGTCTGCGGGCACTACGACGCGACCGCGTCGAGCTCGGCGTACGACGACTCGTTCGCCTTCTGGTGGTGTCAGCACGACGCCCCGGGCGCCGACGACAACGCGACCGGCGTTGCCACGGTCCTCGAGGTCGCACGCGTCATCGCGGCCTCGGGTCTCGAGTTTCCGTTCGATATCCGGTTCGTGCTCTTTACGGCCGAGGAACTCGGGCTCATCGGGAGCGAAGCCTACGCCGACAGCATCGCTGCGGCGGGCGACACGGTCTACGCGGCGATCAACGTCGACATGATCGCCTTCAAGCCGCATCCCGCCAACCCTGACACCTGCCATCTGGTCACCAACGAGTCGTCCGCCTGGCTGGCGGACTGGATGCTGGAGACCGTTGACGCGTATCCGGCGCACTTCCCGTCGTTCAGCGCCGTTCGGATCGACACGCCGCTTCTCTACAGCGACCACGGCAGCTTCTGGGTCGAGGGATACGACGCACTCGTGGCCATCGAGCACTGGAGCCCCAGGGATCGGAACCCGTACTATCACACGATAGGCGACCGGTTCTCGACCATCCGCGAGTCGCAGTTCGCGTCTACGACGCGTGCCGTCGCCGGCGCCATCGCCAGACTGGCCGACCCGGAGGCCGCGTTCAACCTGGCCGTCTTCCCGGGCGGCATCCAGGCGACTCCCAACAGGCCCTTCACCGGCGCCGCCGTCGATGTCGAACTCGATGTTCACGCGTTCGGGCCAGATACTCTGGCGGCCTTCACGATCGAACTCTGGGACGGCGAGCCGGACGGCGGGGAGCTTCTGGCTGCGTACGACGTCGATCGTACCGTCGGTTCGGGCGAGGTGGTGACCAGGACGTTCACCTGGGCGCTCGAGGAGAGCGACGTCGGCGACCATACGTTGACGGCCCGTGTCGTCGTCGAGGACGCCCCGGAGGAGCTGTCGATCTCTGACAACACGGCGTCGACGATTCTCAACGTTCGAGCCGAGGGCCCCATCGGGATCCTCAGACATCACGTCGCGCGGAACCCCGCGACATCGCTTGATGATGCGATGCTCGTCTACGAGCTGTCCCGCGAGGTCCAGCTCGTCGAGGTGGAGGTCTACGACGTCACCGGGCAGCAGGTCTTCACACACACGATCCGGGAGCGGGGGCAGGGACTCTCCGCGGGCCTGAACCAGGTGTCGCTCGCCTCGATGACGGGAGAGGACCTCGCAAGCGGCGTCTACATCTACCGTCTCCGGGTCGTCGCCCGCGACAGGAGCTCGACTGACGACGTCGCGACGGGCAAGTTCGCTCTGGTGCGGTGATACCCGGAGGCGCGGTGACCGACCCCAGGCACGAGAACGGCGAGGCCAGGGTCTACCGACTGGCGGTGGGGTTCGCCAGCCTCGCGCTGTCGGGGATGCTCGTGTACGGGGCCTACAGGCTGGGACGGATCATCATCCCGCGCTACGGACCGGAGTTCTTCTACGTGCCGGTCATCATGGTCGGTCTCGCCGTCTGGATGGCGGTCCGGGGCGTGCTGACACTGAGAGGGAGAGACGGCGGTGCCTGACGGGTCACCGGCGGCGACGGCCCGGCGCGGGATCGTTGCCTTCGACGTGGACGGCGTGCTGCTCCGCGGTCTCTTTCTCTGGCGCCTGGCCTGGCGCAGCAGCCCCTGGACCCTTCTCAGAAGCCTCTGGCTCGGTTTTCTGCTCAAGACGGGCGCCGCGCCCGTGGAGGTCGCCGTCGAGGCGGCCTATCGCTATCAGCGAGGGCGTTCCGTTGAGGAACTCTGTCGGCTCGCCGACTCGATCGCGCTCAGGAAGGGCGCCGCGGAGTGCTGCGCGCGGCTCAAGGCCCTCGGATACGAGATCGTGCTTGTGAGCGCCGGCGTACCCGACCAGGCCATAGAGCGCATCGCGGCCCGGGTCGGGGCGGACGCCGGGCGGGGGGTCCCGCTCGAGACTGAGAACGGGAGACTCACCGGACGGCTCACCGGGGGCTTGCACAGCGGCGAAGGCAAGCGGCGGTCCCTCGAGCGCTTCCTCGATGAGCGCGGCTACACGTGGAGCGACACGACGGTCGTCGTCGATGACCGCAGCAACATCGAGATCGTTCAGGCGGCCTGGCGGAGCATCGCGATCAACCCCGAGTATCCCGTGCTGCCGCTGGCCTCGTTCGTCATCCACACGCGGGATCTGAGGGAGATCCTCGAGTTCCTGCCGGAGGGTCGCCGGTTCGGCTACTCCCCGGCGGAGGCCGCCGCGCGCCACGAGGTCTTCCGCAAGGCGCTTCACGCCTGCGCCATCGCCGTGCCGTTCCTTGCGATGTGGTGGAGGGGGTTCGCACTGTGGCTCGTCGGATCCGTCACACTGCTTCTCGTGCTGTCGGAGTTCTTCCGGCAGCTCGGGATCGCCGTTCCCTTCTTCGCGGATGTGACGTGGCGCGCGATGCGGCCGGAGGAGGAGCGGGGCATCGTCGGGGGGCCCATCCTCTACGGTGTCGGCATCTGGCTTGCGCTGTGGCTCTTTCCGCTCGAGGCCGCATCCGTGGGCATCTTCGTCCTGGCGCTCGGGGACAGTCTGGCCAGTTTGTCAGGAAAGGCGTTCGGTTCCACACTCCTGCCGCACAATCCACGGAAGACCTACATCGGTTCGCTCACGGTCTTCGCCGTGGGCGCGGTTATTGCTATGTTCTATGTTCCGTTGCCGTCGGCTCTTCTGGTGGGGCTGGTGGCCAGTCTGCTTGAGTCCCTGCCGATAGGTGCTCTTGACAACATGCTGTTGCCTGTGGCCACTGCGGCCGCTGTCGTGGTCTCGAGCCCCGTGGGATAGGAGAGTTCCTCTG
The DNA window shown above is from Candidatus Effluviviaceae Genus V sp. and carries:
- a CDS encoding M20/M25/M40 family metallo-hydrolase, whose translation is MNARSGQRGDGMRTVTLLFAAVLVVGLLAGGAPAELYAVRFRDGSELSAAERLGATVRLIGAGSAVVESDGEFAGRALSRGLSADGLGSVRDGETPVVWYPGSTDRTPSVGRVLWSDRVGTHLVAAGPEQTERLRAEAHQVVALPDAIDTHKWFDPAPPSHVIDRRTRGEEAWRGVVNDVLSAVSGDSLMAMTRRLSETTGGDPRTRFVFHDACLDEAKPAVVSALESCLPPGSPIEYQRFDLLGYTCEGGSGGPAVDYPVENIIATLEGNGRLDGAYIVCGHYDATASSSAYDDSFAFWWCQHDAPGADDNATGVATVLEVARVIAASGLEFPFDIRFVLFTAEELGLIGSEAYADSIAAAGDTVYAAINVDMIAFKPHPANPDTCHLVTNESSAWLADWMLETVDAYPAHFPSFSAVRIDTPLLYSDHGSFWVEGYDALVAIEHWSPRDRNPYYHTIGDRFSTIRESQFASTTRAVAGAIARLADPEAAFNLAVFPGGIQATPNRPFTGAAVDVELDVHAFGPDTLAAFTIELWDGEPDGGELLAAYDVDRTVGSGEVVTRTFTWALEESDVGDHTLTARVVVEDAPEELSISDNTASTILNVRAEGPIGILRHHVARNPATSLDDAMLVYELSREVQLVEVEVYDVTGQQVFTHTIRERGQGLSAGLNQVSLASMTGEDLASGVYIYRLRVVARDRSSTDDVATGKFALVR
- a CDS encoding DUF362 domain-containing protein, which encodes MASDRGKSNVYLLRSSDRDDLVASVDALLERSGIEGIAREDQIVAVKMHFGESSQTGHVRPHFIRRIVAWLMRRGHRPFVTDANTLYRGTRCDAIAHLRAAAEHGFTQSALGAPVVIADGLRGTTETRLPFDGRHVSEAAYGAELIKADAVLSVAHFKGHELSGFGGAIKNVGMGGASRSGKLEQHSTTKPFVRDTCIACGTCAEWCPVDAILVDERAAIDDETCIGCGECIAVCPVKAVGIRWDQATDIFQEKMVEYTKALSDAKPGAVGYVNFITDVHPVCDCYGAAKEAICPDVGIVASLDPVAIDQASYDLVNEAPASEAGDLSPTYRQGSDKFKDLHPEVDSTVQLRYAEALGLGTRDYELIEVDTRP